GCTCTTTTTGACACTATTACCACTGAAGTCGTACCTTTGTGCTGCGGTATTACTTTCAGGAGATTTGGTTGCCCTTGACCTCCAACTGGACTCTTTCCAATCAGAATGTGGTTGGTGTTGACTGGTGCAGTCTGGGGCCGTCGTAGCAACGGTGACATGCTCCGCCTTCTCTTCAAAGTGGCACCTGCATTTGCGTCACTGGAATTTGCCCTTTTCTTGTTTTGAGGGCCCAAGACAAACTCATCGGCCTCGTCGATCATCATTCCCTGGGAAAACACATGGGGCAAACACTTGAACTGGCTGGCAAGAATACAGAAAAGCACAGACATCCGCCAAGTCTTGATTACATCAAGTGGAATGAGTGCACATCTATGACCAAGCACAAACATCATCCTGAATCGCAAAAATTACATCTGGGAACCAGGAAACAAAATGTAACTGGAGCCTACAGTCAAACCAGTCTTAGCAAACCAGATTTTTTATGTTACAAACCCAAAtgcaatgaagttgggatgttgtaaATAGATGTTGTAAATAAACTACAATAATTTACAAATCACAtgcaacctatatttaattgaatgcactacaaaaacaagatatttaatgttcaaaccgtTAAACTTTATTCTTTCAGCAAATAATTATTAACTTTGAAAGTTATGGCTACAGCaagttccaaaaaagctgggacagcgTCATTATCACCGTGTTACATCGCCTTTTCTTTCAATAACATTCAATAAACAAtgggaactgaggacactaattgttgaagctttccaaaacaatttgaaatgtggactcgccagaccacagaacaccccccggcccccataaATATTGGACAGTACTTGTCCTCATCAGGTTCTGGGATGAGAGGTGgggtacatcctggactggtcaccaccTTCACATTCAGACTTGGTGTGAATTTTGACCAGTTTCTCATAAATGAATGTATGAAACCTCATGAAGTTTTGATCAGGAAATCTTTGAAAAAGCCTACAAAATCTAGGTTCATATAGCCACCGTATCCTCAGGTGTGTGCATGAGCTGTGTCCTAAATGAGCTGACTCTGGGCGAGAGGCAGAGTAGAGCCTGGGCCGGTCGCCGACCGATTGCAGGGTACCAAACAGTGTATGCCCATGTTTTGTTACTACCTTCTTATCCTGCTTGAAAGGATTCCCGAAGGTGTGCAATCGTTTCGGTTGATCGGGGTCGATTTCTCTCAGAGGAGACGGCATCATCTTCAGGTACTCCTGGTAGTTTCCCATCTGAGCCACTGGGATACTGTGCAGGTAATCTaacaagtacagtacattcaaactcattagGTTGCGTAGGCTTTGTGAAAGTGTTATATGGTTTCTAAAATGCGATGCAACATACCTTCATCCTGTCCTCTGATTAGTTTTTGTGAAGTCCGCAGTAAATTCGACCGCATTCGAGTGAGCTGATCCAGAAGATTCCGTCTGGGAATGTCGTAGGCGTTTCGATAAGCTTGAGGCTTTACATCCTGGAAAGTAGACACGTTTCATTATTCCACACAAGTAAAACAAGTATTTAGTACAGGGACATGTTGTCCTCCACCTGCCTTGTTGAGCAGGGCGATTTGGAATCCAGAAAACTCCTTTAAGTTGATGTCCACCATACGAAGTGGACCCTCCCCAGTGATTCCATGTAGTAGCTGCTTAAAATCTCGCCGGTGGGCCAGAGACAATGAGTTGGAGTGGTTCTTCACCCTTATGCCAGTTTCTTGTGGTGCCTTCTTCCCCACAGATACGATGAAGCGCTCAGATTCGATCTTTGCCTTGATGAAAGATGGAAAAGCTTAATTTAACAGGTTGGTATTCAGAAACCAAATATGCTGTCATTGATAACACTCgaccaaatcaaataaaaattgcaTGAAAACAGCCTGTGTTCCCCGCAGATTTGACCTGTGCCATATTTTTGAACCAACTCACATCCACAGTTATGTGCTGAAAAACTGAATAAGCCTGAAATATTatagcggttcggaaaatggatggatggatgtatttgtgAGTAGGTTTAATGTCTTTGTCGGTCAGAATATTTTTACTTCACATTGGTAGCTCTACACGTTCAGACTTAAGTGAGTTGTTTCAGCCTGCAAAATTTCTACTGTGCTTCTGGTATCACTTCGTCTCATAGACCAAAATATTTGGGGAGAGATTCACTTAAATTCTTGTTAATGTTTGTAGAGAGGAAAAAATTGTGTATTGCTCTGCACAGTTCAATTTTAagtataaaaagaaaatcagttGGCCATTTATTATGAAAtggaattatgtttttttttgtcgtctttAACCAGGCAAAAAAATTCTGTGATGTGAAAGATTCATCACTAATTATCATTATAATCAAGGAAATTGCTTGATTttagttattgctgccaagggtggTACAAGCCATTAGGAGGTTCACTGAGCAATTACCTTTTCACATCGGGACAGGttagtttggatttttttttcccgccttgATGAATAAAATTggcaaaactgcattttgtaattccttggtttgtctctgtgtgatattaaaattggtttggtgCACTGAGACCTTtctgtgtgataaatatgcaaagaacacagaaatcaagaAAGGGGCAATTgctttttcatggcactgtacCAGAGACCGTCCGTCCCAAGAGCTGCTGAGCATTTAAATCAGGGGTTAGATCCGAGGTTGCACTCCATATAACATGATGACAACTATGTATTGACTATAATTGATGTATTTATGAAAATGTATTATCCCTGTCCACATCCCCCCTTCCTCTATGTTTGATTGTGTCAAACAGGTGTTTGCCTCCTGGAGACAGTAAAGTTCCATTGGCTAACAATATTGAACCTAGAGGAGATTCATCTGCTTTCGATTATttatacagcaaaaaaaaatcaaagttcaAACAAATTGGAGGTGGCCCAGTTTCCTGATTAAATTCAACCTTGACAGTGCCACCCCTAGTTAAAGTGTTGGGGAACAACTGTCTACCATCGGCCATCTGCAGCTTTCACACGACTGACGTAAGACGAAGGGATCCTGTAGGCATGGTATGTTTACCTGCTGGCTGAGCTTTTTCAGATAAGAGATGACACTGAAACTCAGACCACAGTCCATGCTGTCTCCTATTAAATTTGGTGCCCCCATCATCCTCAAGGCTTTTTTCAAAGGCTGTCAAAAGACATCAGAGAAAATTCAAGATGTTATTTTTTGCAAGAACAACAGCAATAAAATTACACGTAAGCCGCAGAAGGGCTGACAGTGACTTACCAAGAGGTAGTACGGGGGCATCGTCTTTAGGTACATCTCCAAGGCTTGTCGCCACTTGAGGTTTGGTTTTAATTTGTGCACTTTGAACAAGTCGTCTGAGAGCAGAAAATAAAGAGCACTGAGCAGCCCAATTGACCTTCAGTTCCTCATATACAGTTAAGGCTGTTGCGGGTATGGGATATTGATCTCTCTCCGCTACAACAATGTTCTGTAGGTGAATGTTGACTGCAAATGATGTCTGAATAAAATGTAATGCCTAATGCTCCACATGATTAAAACCAGCTCACACTAAATAACCCAGGAGTTTGGATACCattacaaaattaaaaagtatGTCTCACCAAGGAGTGGGAGGAGCACTGGGTAGTTATAAGGCATGACAAAGAGGTTCACACAAGTGAGAGTGGTGCTGGCTTTAAGGTAACCAAAAGGCTGGCCCAGGTCACTTTGCTTCCCGCTGCTGCTCACAAACACCTGAGGCAAGAGGGTGGAGGAATGTGTTATTATTTCATATGAAGTCAAGCACGATTGTGCCAACGCATATGTGTGCATCAGATCACAAGACACACGTGATGCTTTGATTGTGAATTTATTGTTTCGGCGCTTGATCCGACAGATTTGCGTGTGAATACCTACCTGCCAGCACATGTGTGGAGACTTCCTTTCCAGAATGTATTGGGTGAGAGGCGAGGGCTCCAGTTCGTATTTGTCAAACGGAAGCTTGTCTATCACCATTGGCTCACAGTCCACACAGGAGAAACGCACCACAGGATGGGCAGTGCGAGGGGGCTGAGAGCAGGGAATTCAGTTTCAATAAAAATTTTCTGTGGCGAGGACAAGTGCAATACATTCACAGGCCACAAcaataggtacacctgcacacaaTAGCATCCAACCCAGGAGGAGTAGAAAAAGCTACGGATGCAGAGATAGTATTGTTCAGCTTTGACTGACACACTTCAAGAACTAGTAATTGAACAATCTATTTaactttgtggttgtagtttgcaggaAGATGCACGGTGACAAAGTGTGTGCCCAAAAATTGTGAGGTTCTGGGTGAGAATCCAAGCTCTCAAATTCCTGTGTAGTTTTCATGTTGTCCCCGTacttgcgtgggctttctccaggtactccagctttcccctcacattccaaaagtaGTTATTCCTTAAGTTCCCCAAAGACTTAAAATGACTCAAAGATGTGAaggtaagtgtgaatggttgtttgtaggTAACCGCCTGAGAATAGCTGGGGTACCTCAGCTCAaccgtgaccctaatgaggagaaCCCCTTGAGAAAATGGGTAAATAGATAGTTGCACAACATGGCAGAGGAGCTAAATATTACAAAAACTAAATGTACAGTACACTGCCTTATAATCAATGACAATATATATCCAAATATAATGTGAAATTATTTCTCACCATTTGAATGTTCagaacatttattattattatttttcgcTTTTGGAGAGCACCTCACTAAACTCTACAGTCTAACCAAAGTTGTAGCCGCTGTAAGTGGAACGagaaaattaaaaatttaaCAGCTCACAGTGAGACATCGGAGTTGCATGTATGATTCGACAAACAAGTTCGTTCTTGACAGATGCAATATCAGCAGGAAAATTCcaccacagaagaaaaaaaagttccgcTCTCAGTTCTTTACTCACCAGCGTAGGAGAGTTCTGGTCCGGCCAGAAAGACTCTGGTATGGGCCAATGCCCAACTGGCACCCCTGTTTTGGGGTTGGGTCGCACATATATGAGTTTGTGGCAACTGTGCCACAGCTGTGGACTGAAGGACGACACAGAGCGGCTTGACTCCACTGAGttgtcttcaaaataaaagaggcCATTGTTTGgtcaaaatatttcatgttaATCCGTGGTTATGGATGTTTTACACTGAATTTTCCGGAAACAAGAGATCTTTCCATGCCATTAGTGttatgaagggggaaaaaaaaatctcacagccACTCAAACTAAATTTGTAGTTGTGCGTCACACACCATGGACGGTTCTGCACAAGATTAATACGTTGCTATTGATAAGATGTGTAAAAGTTGTTTCTGTTACAGTAAAACAATTCAAGGAGAGAGAAACGGCTTTTAGTAGGATGAAGTGTGGATCAATAAGTAACTCACCTTCCCCAAGAAGAGGGGGATCTGGCCCACTTTTCTCAAAGTTAATGACAACACCACTTTGAACTTTTTGGACAAGTGACTCGAGACACTGGTTCAGCATTCTTTGTGTTCGCACGCAGTACGATCGCCCtgagacaaaaacagaaaactgtATGTGCTTCTAACATAGAGCGAatagaaaagtcaagtcaacagtatttatagagcactttcaaacagccatcactgcatacaaatacAACCCCGTCCCCAAAAAATCTCTTTGAAGACAACAAAAGAGTATGTGAGTGTCAACCTCCTGTGACTTCACACATTTGGGTGATGGCGGACTCATCGGTGGGGACGCTGCCAAGTTGCTCGTTGTCTGCAGTCGCTGCTCCAGGGAGACGAAGTACCAGCGCGAACAACCTCTGGTCCCAACGGAAGGGCTCTTTGGTTAGCTCGCTGCCGGCCAGAGGTGAGTTCAGAGGAAGGTGCAGCTGCACAGGGGCAAAACGAAGCTTATGACATATGCACATTTCAGATCACATGCTGGCTTCAGTGGTGCCAAGTAGAACATAGCAACGCATTATTGctgttttgggggattttttttacctcctctGGGACACCAGAGCTGTGTGTGAGTTTGTTGCCATCAGTGATCGTGATGATTACGGAAGGCTCGAGGAAGAAGGGGTTACGGCCCTAAGAAGGAAACATCCCAGAGTCATCTACAAATTTAGACAAAGTACTcaactgtccatccattttcaatttgcTTATCTTGTTGAGGGTGACGCCAGGGAAGTTAGAGCCTGTCCAAGATGACACATATAAGAGGCATTGTGTACACCCTCAAATGATCAACAGTCAAACACACAATGAGACAAACCACGATTACGTTCATACCCAAGTAGGATGCGACCATTCGTGACATGGATTTGAACCCTGGCACACTTTATACAATGCTGTGTTAGCAATTCAACAATCCATCACATCTTTCAGCCATGACGGTGTTGCTTGTAGATATCAGGGTTAAGATGTGGAAAGTTTGAAATATGCAAGAAAGCTAAACTTAGCGTACTATAGCTTGCTGCCTGTGAACAAAGTGACATGCCTGTGAACCATTTGAATGCTTTCACCTGAAATGCCTACAGCAGGAATCCTTATGAAGAGCGCCGTCAACGTCAATTGCcgtcatcatttatttatttttttaatgggaatggCTCAAGAAAGGTTCTGATCAAGGTTTTCCAAGTTTTTGCACAAATGAATTTCAAAGAAATTGTTGACTATTATTGTCATGATAGTTTTAATAACTTACAACAACTTTAACAAACTTAAGTCTTATTTGCAATGATGTGCAAAGGCACATTGGCAGGAAAGATTTCTCAACTAGGGTTGGGGGGCAAGGAAAACCCATCCGATTGTGATTATTTGATGGAATAGTCGATAAGATAATCGATTCTAAAAAGATTCCAAGTTGACATGGGGACTGTTGGAACAATATCGATAAATATATGAGCATCAAGTAAACAATAAAATGCTGTCTATGAAAGTTGGCCGTTGTTTCTTTGTGACAGAATTACTATGTTCACAGTTCGAGAGGCTCCGTGTTACAGAGGTCAGCCTTGTCTTAATGCAACACAGACAGAATGCTTAGGGAGATTTTCACACTCCTTAACTGGTGTGACTACTTGAGCATCGTAATCCACCCGGCCCCTGTCAGAGGAAGAGATGCAAGACAGGAGTGAAGAATATGAAGCCAGATGGAATGGATTAGAATTAGATGTCTCCTATGAATAAAGCCTATCTACAAGCTTTTACGCTCATCAAATCTTTCACTCAAGCACCAGGCTAAGTTCAAGAGGATTTGGGAAAATGTTCTTCTCAAATTCAATCAATTTATCGCACTAAGTGtaaagtttgtaaaaaaaaaaaaaaaaagtattatggACACACTGGCCAGCATAAGTACACCTGCAAAATCGAATAATTTCCAATACAATAGCTGCAAAATTAAACATCTGATATCACCATGAGTCACGTGGAAGGCCACATTACCACAACACACATTGCCTGTACAGCATACATTGCCTCTGTAGAGATTAAGTCCACGGAGGCGTTTCAAGAAAAGGAATTGGATTTATTCCAAATGGGACAATCATAACTGAGTAGTGTTTTAGGACACGGGCTGTAATCCAATTATAGTATCCATCCATGTTTTCAAGAATGCATGAATCCTTCTCATGTCATCAATAGCATCAAAAATATACTGCATTTAAACAAATAGCTTTCAGTATGACGCAGTGCAGTTTTATTCCACTGCAACCAAAATACTCAATTTACTGTGAACCTAGTTGACCACGTCAGTCAAATACTGATCATTAGTTTCATCAAGCATTTTCTGAAGACGCCTGTGCACATTTTCCACTTTTCTCCGGAAGCAACAAATAACACTGCAGTAGAGGACGACGACATCACATACTTTACCTGGCCATAATTGTCGATGCCTGAGACAAGGCGGTTAAGGTTAAGCAGGTCAAAGGCTGTGCGAAGAGCGTGGCCTAATGTCGTCAGCCCAGACGCCTGCAGGTTCTTCAGCTCACACATGAAGGTGGCGTGGTTTTCCTTCCACCCTGCCTGCAATACAAAGAGCAATGAGGCTGAGCACAGTAGAGTGAGAATAAACATAAACACAGAGTAACACGTGGGATTTATTCCAAAAGAAAAGCGGCAAATAGAGATTTTTCCACAGACTGATATCCAAGCACTCAACATTTTTCAAGACATGACAAAGACCATTAGATGAGACAATGTTTTCAAATAGGCAATCATACACACAGACATATCCCCACTGAAGTGTCCATGTCAGTGATGGCCAACCTTTACTGAGCCACGGCACATATTTCCAGTTCGaaaaatcgcatggcacaccaccaaacaaatatatcaatttcatactttttgccaTTGAATAGAAGATCAacatagataataataataatacattttatttgaaagcgcttttcatctcactcaaagacactttacaagagcataaaaacacaggataaaaatgtgcatttaaaacaagcatacataatttacaaaagcacatttggatgaacaaaagaaaaattggtaaaagagattaaaaggtattaaaagcatagcggaacaggtgagtttttagggatgatttgaaggattggaggtcagtacagttgcggatgtgttgtggtagagcgttccagagggtgggggcggcgacagagaaggctcggtccccccaggttttgagcttggtcacggggatggcgaggaggtttgtgtttgaggagcggagattgcgggaaggagtgtattggtaaaggttggaaagataggagggggcctgattgtgaagggctttataggtgagtaggagcagtttaaattgaatacgctggggaacagggagccagtggaggtttttaaggacgggggtgatgtgatcacgagtgcgggtgtgggtgagtaggcgggcggtggcattctggatgtactgtagtttattgaggagtttggaggttgtaccatagagaatgctattgcagtagtcaaggcgggaggtgatgaaggcgtggatgagggtttgagcagcgttgaaagaaagtgatgggcggatgtttttgaggtggaagaaagcagttttggtggtttggttgatgtgttgatcgaaagagaggttattatcaaaaaggaccccgaggttgcgacagtgagaggagggggaacatggtgaagttatctatagtgagggtaaagttggtggttgtttgggtgagggaccgaggaccgattataatcagttgagatttagtacagttacagatacattatttgtgattcataaattattttctcatcaATTAATTGAAATTTGATAAGTTCCCGTGGCACACCGGCGGAGTTCTCACAACACAGTAATGTGCCCCAGCACACTGGTTGGGTATCACTGGTCTAAGTTCCTACAAAAGAGTCCAAAAATACACCTCccactgctctctctctctgtgaagGATACATAGACACATACAGTAATCCTACGGGAGAGGATGTGGGTGTGGAGCTACTCTTGGACTTTTTCTCCAGTGAGGTCAAGTACTTCAGTGCTGCAGCTTCATGCTTAATCTAAGGATGACCTGCAAGATTACCACTTCCAATGTTGAAAAGGGAGGGGCAGAGGAGAGCCTGAAGTGCCAGTGTCAACGTGTTTTCTTACAGCATAGTTCAGCGAGAGTAGAGTAAGAGTGGAAAAGTGGATGTAGGTGGAATCCCATTGTGCTTGCATGTATGATATTAGGTCATTTGAACCACAACGCTGAGCTACTGAGCCAGGCATACAGTACAGCAGCTACACCCTTGTGTAGGCTGGTAGACATATAAAGCCTTGCTTGCACTCAATAATTCAGACGAcagaatatttttattttattttcgccCAGCAGCCTCCCTCTCCTTCTACATCAACAATTTATTGCCTGTGTAACGGCACAATTGGAGAAGCCCCATGCAGTAAAATTGTGTCCTTCCATTACAATCAACCATGCACAAATCATGTGCATACAACataagttcaagttcaagtccaCTTTATTGTTCAATGTGCTCGATGtacaaacatacagcacagatgaaatgtctttcctctcaaccacaggagagagaggagccactgcgggtaAGGgaagaggacagaaaaaaaaagcattttttgtgCAAATTCTGAGCCATTCCGTGCAAATTCCTCCTCTTTCAAAGGAACTACCGGTACAAACATATCCGCAATGAAACCATTATCTGTGGTGTGGCTGACATGTAGCATCACAGCACCATTCAAAAATACTGGTGTAAAAACGAGTGTGCAAATGATTTGGAATGCTGTGCCAAAACAACAGAATGATAAAAATTTGAGATTGAGAAA
This window of the Hippocampus zosterae strain Florida chromosome 1, ASM2543408v3, whole genome shotgun sequence genome carries:
- the ints6l gene encoding integrator complex subunit 6 isoform X1, with the protein product MPILVFLLDTSASMNQRTYLGTTYLDIAKGAVEVFMKLRARDPASRGDRYMLVTFDDPPYGVKAGWKENHATFMCELKNLQASGLTTLGHALRTAFDLLNLNRLVSGIDNYGQGRNPFFLEPSVIITITDGNKLTHSSGVPEELHLPLNSPLAGSELTKEPFRWDQRLFALVLRLPGAATADNEQLGSVPTDESAITQMCEVTGGRSYCVRTQRMLNQCLESLVQKVQSGVVINFEKSGPDPPLLGEDNSVESSRSVSSFSPQLWHSCHKLIYVRPNPKTGVPVGHWPIPESFWPDQNSPTLPPRTAHPVVRFSCVDCEPMVIDKLPFDKYELEPSPLTQYILERKSPHMCWQVFVSSSGKQSDLGQPFGYLKASTTLTCVNLFVMPYNYPVLLPLLDDLFKVHKLKPNLKWRQALEMYLKTMPPYYLLPLKKALRMMGAPNLIGDSMDCGLSFSVISYLKKLSQQAKIESERFIVSVGKKAPQETGIRVKNHSNSLSLAHRRDFKQLLHGITGEGPLRMVDINLKEFSGFQIALLNKDVKPQAYRNAYDIPRRNLLDQLTRMRSNLLRTSQKLIRGQDEDYLHSIPVAQMGNYQEYLKMMPSPLREIDPDQPKRLHTFGNPFKQDKKGMMIDEADEFVLGPQNKKRANSSDANAGATLKRRRSMSPLLRRPQTAPVNTNHILIGKSPVGGQGQPNLLKVIPQHKGLDGNVVVTESNGDVILGPESGDIWPCEEDPVTGTQPSLSLEGKATLERVDQREEVNMTKEKPVVQDGQEEQSLEERYNCERLSPQSQLESAVPEPAVLETIFIPPLDGSQAELRTRVIKEVRKPGRNFEAILELLQQVKGPVNIQRYFIQHAIKEASRFKKRMLIQQLELTLVKLDEKHGTPSQPPSDLGS
- the ints6l gene encoding integrator complex subunit 6 isoform X2, with protein sequence MPILVFLLDTSASMNQRTYLGTTYLDIAKGAVEVFMKLRARDPASRGDRYMLVTFDDPPYGVKAGWKENHATFMCELKNLQASGLTTLGHALRTAFDLLNLNRLVSGIDNYGQGRNPFFLEPSVIITITDGNKLTHSSGVPEELHLPLNSPLAGSELTKEPFRWDQRLFALVLRLPGAATADNEQLGSVPTDESAITQMCEVTGGRSYCVRTQRMLNQCLESLVQKVQSGVVINFEKSGPDPPLLGEDNSVESSRSVSSFSPQLWHSCHKLIYVRPNPKTGVPVGHWPIPESFWPDQNSPTLPPRTAHPVVRFSCVDCEPMVIDKLPFDKYELEPSPLTQYILERKSPHMCWQVFVSSSGKQSDLGQPFGYLKASTTLTCVNLFVMPYNYPVLLPLLDDLFKVHKLKPNLKWRQALEMYLKTMPPYYLLPLKKALRMMGAPNLIGDSMDCGLSFSVISYLKKLSQQAKIESERFIVSVGKKAPQETGIRVKNHSNSLSLAHRRDFKQLLHGITGEGPLRMVDINLKEFSGFQIALLNKAGCKASSLSKRLRHSQTESSGSAHSNAVEFTADFTKTNQRTG
- the ints6l gene encoding integrator complex subunit 6 isoform X3, which gives rise to MPILVFLLDTSASMNQRTYLGTTYLDIAKGAVEVFMKLRARDPASRGDRYMLVTFDDPPYGVKAGWKENHATFMCELKNLQASGLTTLGHALRTAFDLLNLNRLVSGIDNYGQALTSLASPSTR